A genome region from Ignavibacteriota bacterium includes the following:
- a CDS encoding UDP-2,3-diacylglucosamine diphosphatase has translation MSVFFISDVHLGLGDRQAEREKEDRLLSFLYGVLPQAGELCVLGDLFDFWFEYRTVIPKGFHRTLTALQAFTDRGIPVHYVAGNHDFWMGDFFPTELGVKLYLDPCELVLDGKKVFLHHGDGLATRDLGYRLIKPVLRNRMAIRAYRWLHPDLGVSLARGSSRTSRTYTSHKDFGEEEGLLAFATQKIAAGSDIVVMGHRHQPHIEQVGAGTYVNLGDWITHHTYAVLKNGTITLETWNGS, from the coding sequence ATGTCAGTATTCTTCATTTCCGACGTACATCTGGGGCTGGGCGACCGGCAGGCGGAGCGGGAAAAAGAAGACCGCTTGTTGTCGTTCCTGTATGGGGTTCTTCCGCAGGCCGGGGAACTGTGTGTCCTCGGCGACCTCTTCGATTTCTGGTTCGAATACCGGACCGTGATACCGAAGGGCTTCCACCGCACGCTCACAGCCCTGCAGGCATTCACCGACCGTGGCATCCCCGTCCATTATGTGGCCGGGAACCATGACTTCTGGATGGGGGATTTCTTCCCTACCGAACTCGGCGTGAAACTCTACCTCGACCCCTGCGAGCTTGTTCTCGACGGGAAGAAGGTGTTCCTCCATCATGGCGATGGGCTGGCAACGCGGGACCTTGGCTACCGGCTGATCAAGCCGGTGCTCCGGAACCGCATGGCGATCCGGGCGTATCGATGGCTGCACCCGGACCTCGGGGTATCCCTCGCGAGGGGATCGTCGCGCACGAGCCGGACGTACACATCGCACAAGGACTTCGGCGAAGAAGAAGGATTGCTCGCCTTCGCCACACAGAAGATCGCTGCCGGCAGTGACATCGTGGTGATGGGCCACCGGCATCAGCCGCACATCGAGCAGGTCGGCGCAGGCACGTACGTCAACCTCGGCGACTGGATCACGCATCACACGTATGCCGTTCTGAAGAACGGCACGATAACGCTTGAAACCTGGAACGGCAGCTAG
- a CDS encoding MFS transporter, which produces MREPALVRSFRKRSRIIGWTVFDFGNTAFSVIIVTVIFPRYFIGQIAGGQRWLWGLAVSLSMAIAALLAPPLGAAADFSRNRKRFLLLFTLAAVVCTALLSLTGPGMIVTAMVLFIIANVGFEGGIVFYDSFLPGITTRKSYGRVSGYGYAMGYLGSLAILVITSILLPGSDDPGYLDAVRSTFLLAAAFFFVFSLPLFFVVPEPPLAGPPPPSLYRAGIQRAGSTFRALFIERKHPALARFLIAFFIYNDGILTVVAFAAVFAQQVLAMSDTEIIGFFAVVQTSAVVGSIVFGVITDKIGPKRTIAITLVIWIAIVIGAYFVQTSAQFYAVALGAGVAMGSSQSASRSLMALLTPRTREAEFFGFFDGLCGKASAVIGPLMFGIMADLTGERVAALSVGIFFVAGLWLLRGVREV; this is translated from the coding sequence GTGAGGGAGCCGGCTCTCGTGCGGTCGTTCAGGAAACGGTCCCGCATCATCGGCTGGACGGTCTTCGATTTCGGCAACACCGCATTCTCCGTCATCATCGTCACCGTCATCTTTCCGCGGTACTTCATCGGCCAGATCGCCGGTGGCCAACGCTGGCTCTGGGGCCTCGCCGTAAGCCTCTCCATGGCCATCGCCGCCCTGCTCGCCCCCCCGCTGGGCGCCGCCGCGGATTTCTCCCGTAACCGGAAGCGCTTCCTCCTCCTGTTCACGCTCGCTGCGGTCGTCTGCACGGCTCTCCTCTCTCTCACGGGCCCGGGCATGATCGTCACGGCGATGGTGCTGTTCATCATCGCGAATGTCGGGTTCGAAGGCGGCATCGTGTTCTACGATTCCTTCCTTCCCGGCATCACCACACGCAAGAGCTACGGACGGGTCTCGGGATACGGGTACGCCATGGGCTACCTTGGCTCCCTCGCAATACTCGTCATCACGAGCATTCTCCTCCCCGGATCCGACGACCCCGGCTACCTGGACGCTGTACGCTCCACGTTCCTGCTCGCCGCCGCGTTCTTTTTCGTCTTCTCGTTGCCACTGTTCTTTGTGGTGCCGGAACCGCCTCTGGCCGGGCCGCCGCCGCCATCACTGTACCGTGCCGGGATCCAGCGGGCAGGCAGCACCTTCCGCGCACTGTTCATCGAACGCAAGCATCCCGCCCTCGCCCGTTTTCTCATCGCGTTCTTCATCTATAATGACGGCATCCTGACGGTCGTCGCGTTTGCGGCGGTCTTCGCGCAGCAGGTGCTGGCCATGTCGGACACCGAGATCATCGGGTTCTTCGCCGTGGTGCAGACCAGTGCCGTGGTGGGATCCATCGTCTTCGGCGTCATCACCGATAAGATCGGCCCGAAGCGGACGATCGCGATCACCCTGGTCATCTGGATAGCCATCGTCATCGGTGCGTACTTCGTGCAAACTTCGGCACAATTCTATGCCGTCGCCCTCGGCGCAGGGGTCGCCATGGGCTCATCCCAATCCGCCAGCAGAAGTCTGATGGCGCTCCTGACACCGCGGACCCGTGAGGCCGAGTTCTTCGGTTTCTTTGACGGGCTCTGCGGAAAGGCCTCGGCAGTGATAGGCCCACTGATGTTCGGCATCATGGCCGACCTCACAGGGGAACGCGTGGCGGCACTCTCGGTAGGGATCTTCTTCGTGGCAGGTCTGTGGCTCCTCCGTGGCGTACGGGAGGTGTAG
- the nusB gene encoding transcription antitermination factor NusB — translation MRRRIIREKVVQALYAHEIAGDPLEHVFACVLTGLEDNKAAHEFAKNLVTQTVKHSADIDTIIKARVANWDFKRIAILDRLILRMGICELLYFREIPPKVTMNEAIELAKLFSTERSGQFVNGVLDAVLNDIKNVGPEQLGDGAVTKAGRGLYEGDTAERPSKTRKPAP, via the coding sequence GTGAGACGTCGCATCATTCGAGAGAAGGTCGTTCAGGCACTGTATGCCCACGAGATCGCAGGGGACCCGCTGGAGCATGTGTTCGCATGCGTGCTGACGGGCCTCGAGGACAACAAGGCCGCGCATGAATTCGCCAAGAACCTTGTCACACAGACGGTGAAGCACAGTGCGGACATCGATACGATCATCAAGGCGCGCGTCGCGAACTGGGACTTCAAACGCATCGCGATCCTGGACCGCCTTATCCTGCGCATGGGCATCTGCGAACTCCTCTACTTCCGGGAGATCCCGCCGAAAGTGACCATGAACGAGGCGATCGAACTCGCCAAGCTCTTCAGCACGGAACGGAGCGGACAGTTCGTGAACGGCGTCCTGGATGCCGTCCTGAACGACATCAAGAACGTCGGGCCCGAACAACTTGGCGACGGGGCCGTCACCAAGGCCGGACGCGGACTCTACGAAGGCGATACTGCCGAACGTCCATCCAAGACACGGAAGCCTGCGCCGTGA
- a CDS encoding ABC transporter ATP-binding protein, translated as MAVLTVDNVSFSYVAGIPTLRNVSLAVHRGEFLTLVGPNGSGKSTLLKILDRIFLPDEGSIALDGTSLATFTRANIARKMAYVPQDREGVFPFTVEEIVLMGRAPHTAGVVFEGEGDREIARKMMGLTDIGHLASHPVTNLSGGERQRAFIARALAQQPEVLLLDEPTAHLDIAHQVDIFRLLRSLSGDTGLTVVSVTHDLNLAAMYSDRIAMLQCGTIAAAGTPSEVLTVDRIRDVFRAEVVVDLHPAATAPRVTVLR; from the coding sequence ATGGCCGTTCTTACGGTTGACAACGTTTCGTTCAGCTACGTCGCGGGCATCCCGACGCTGCGTAACGTGTCCCTCGCGGTCCACCGCGGGGAATTCCTGACCCTCGTTGGTCCGAACGGGTCCGGCAAATCCACACTTCTCAAGATCCTCGACCGGATCTTCCTCCCTGACGAAGGCAGCATTGCCCTCGACGGCACCTCCCTGGCAACATTCACCCGCGCGAACATTGCACGGAAGATGGCCTATGTGCCGCAGGACCGTGAAGGGGTGTTCCCGTTCACCGTCGAAGAGATCGTTCTGATGGGACGCGCGCCGCATACCGCGGGGGTGGTGTTCGAAGGCGAAGGCGACCGGGAGATCGCACGGAAGATGATGGGACTGACCGACATCGGCCATCTGGCTTCGCACCCCGTGACCAATCTCTCGGGAGGCGAACGCCAGCGTGCGTTCATTGCCCGCGCACTTGCCCAGCAACCCGAGGTGCTGCTGCTCGACGAGCCGACCGCCCACCTGGATATCGCCCACCAGGTCGATATCTTCCGGCTCCTCCGGAGCCTGAGCGGGGACACCGGACTGACTGTTGTATCCGTGACCCACGATCTGAATCTCGCCGCGATGTACAGCGACCGCATTGCCATGTTGCAGTGCGGTACCATCGCCGCGGCAGGCACGCCCTCCGAGGTGCTGACCGTGGACCGTATCCGTGATGTATTCCGCGCGGAGGTCGTTGTGGACCTGCATCCTGCAGCCACCGCACCCCGCGTGACCGTACTGCGCTAA
- a CDS encoding iron ABC transporter permease: protein MKQLLPDRRSPLTPRRLTIILGILTVFLAAASLLALSVGSVAVPFRAVIGSCTGLFPVDSMERLIIIDIRLPRVLLAFLVGAGLSVAGAVLQALLRNPLAEPYILGISSGGTMGTILAIALASGIGHFVAPAASFAGSALVMVLVYALAHRRGQIEPYTLLLAGVMVGAFFNALVLLTVAMFNQELRNAFLWLMGNLSGASMETLLIAGPLTLLATAPAFMYSRQYNLIATGDETALQLGVDVRALRRRSYAIASVITGAVVSVSGVVGFVGLIIPHVTRMIFGPDHRLLLPASFLLGGTFLILADTLARTIIAPAEIPVGAVTAVIGAPVFIYLLRRR from the coding sequence ATGAAACAGCTCCTTCCGGACCGGCGCTCACCGCTCACGCCACGCCGGCTGACGATCATTCTCGGGATCCTCACGGTGTTCCTTGCCGCGGCATCGTTGCTCGCACTCTCCGTGGGGAGCGTTGCGGTCCCCTTCCGCGCGGTGATCGGTTCGTGCACGGGGCTTTTCCCCGTGGACAGCATGGAGCGGCTCATCATCATCGACATCCGGCTGCCGCGTGTCCTCCTTGCATTCCTGGTCGGCGCAGGACTCTCGGTCGCTGGCGCCGTACTGCAGGCCCTCCTCCGTAATCCGCTCGCGGAGCCCTACATCCTTGGCATCTCCAGTGGCGGGACGATGGGCACGATCCTGGCGATCGCCCTGGCGTCGGGGATAGGACACTTCGTCGCTCCCGCGGCATCATTCGCGGGCTCGGCACTGGTGATGGTCCTCGTGTATGCGCTCGCGCACCGGCGCGGACAGATCGAGCCTTACACGCTCCTTCTTGCCGGTGTCATGGTCGGCGCGTTCTTCAACGCACTCGTCCTTCTCACCGTTGCGATGTTCAATCAGGAATTGCGCAATGCGTTCCTGTGGCTCATGGGGAACCTCAGCGGGGCAAGCATGGAGACCCTGCTCATCGCCGGCCCCCTCACGTTGCTGGCAACCGCCCCCGCATTCATGTACTCCCGTCAGTACAATCTGATCGCCACCGGCGATGAGACCGCGTTGCAGCTCGGCGTGGATGTGCGCGCCCTCCGCCGGCGCTCCTACGCCATCGCCTCGGTCATTACCGGCGCGGTGGTATCGGTGAGCGGGGTCGTCGGGTTTGTCGGGCTCATCATCCCCCATGTCACGCGGATGATCTTTGGCCCGGACCACCGGCTGTTGCTGCCGGCCTCATTCCTGCTGGGTGGCACGTTCCTGATCCTCGCCGATACGCTTGCGCGGACGATCATCGCCCCGGCCGAGATCCCCGTCGGAGCTGTTACGGCAGTGATCGGAGCTCCCGTGTTCATCTACCTCCTCCGCAGACGGTGA
- the obgE gene encoding GTPase ObgE: MKFVDLVQIQVRAGDGGSGIISFRREKFIPKGGPDGGSGGRGGSVILRANRHMTTLLDFQYRHKYTAAEGAHGEGAQRTGRSGEDIYIEVPEGTLARDTATQEIVADLLKHGDEFVVARGGRGGRGNCEFATSVDQAPRRYEQGEPGEERELELELKLLADVGLVGLPNAGKSTLISVISAARPKIADYPFTTLVPNLGIVRVDEGKSFVVADIPGLIAGAHQGKGLGLQFLRHIERTRVLVYLLDATRASLKEDLEILTNELGKYDATLLKRKSVVVITKIDAMDDETLGLLKKEAFGRKKVTAISAVAGTGVRGLVEELWHALHPREKRAPRTTTTPHPARSARKTRQAATKKMKKRK; the protein is encoded by the coding sequence GTGAAATTCGTTGACCTTGTACAGATCCAGGTGCGTGCCGGCGACGGCGGCTCGGGGATCATCAGCTTCCGCCGGGAAAAATTCATCCCTAAGGGCGGACCGGACGGCGGGAGCGGTGGGCGTGGCGGATCTGTGATCCTGCGCGCCAATCGTCACATGACCACCTTGCTGGATTTTCAGTACCGCCACAAGTATACCGCGGCCGAAGGTGCCCATGGCGAAGGAGCACAACGCACGGGGCGCAGCGGCGAAGACATCTATATCGAAGTGCCCGAAGGGACCCTCGCACGGGACACTGCCACCCAGGAGATCGTTGCCGATCTGCTCAAGCATGGCGACGAGTTCGTCGTTGCCCGCGGCGGGCGGGGCGGACGCGGCAACTGCGAGTTCGCCACATCGGTGGACCAGGCACCGCGCCGGTATGAACAGGGCGAGCCGGGTGAAGAACGCGAGCTCGAGCTCGAACTGAAGCTCCTCGCCGATGTCGGCCTCGTCGGACTCCCCAATGCGGGGAAGTCCACACTCATCTCCGTGATCTCCGCAGCACGGCCCAAGATCGCCGACTACCCGTTCACCACCCTGGTGCCGAACCTCGGCATCGTGCGTGTGGATGAAGGGAAGAGTTTCGTCGTTGCCGACATTCCCGGATTGATCGCAGGCGCACATCAGGGGAAAGGGCTCGGCCTCCAGTTCCTCCGGCATATCGAACGGACACGCGTTCTCGTGTACCTGCTGGATGCAACACGCGCGTCGCTCAAGGAGGATCTCGAGATCCTGACGAACGAACTGGGTAAGTACGACGCGACACTTCTCAAGCGGAAGTCCGTCGTCGTCATCACCAAGATCGACGCCATGGATGATGAGACACTCGGACTCCTGAAAAAGGAAGCCTTCGGCCGGAAAAAGGTCACGGCGATCTCTGCCGTGGCAGGGACCGGTGTGCGCGGCCTTGTGGAAGAGCTCTGGCACGCGCTCCACCCACGCGAGAAACGCGCGCCGCGCACGACAACGACACCACACCCGGCCCGCTCGGCCCGCAAGACCCGTCAGGCAGCAACAAAGAAAATGAAGAAGCGGAAATGA